From a single Micromonospora carbonacea genomic region:
- a CDS encoding dTMP kinase, with amino-acid sequence MARSLRDRRGGARLRAVALIGIDGSGKTTQAHHLAEALTAAGRPATYHRNAGGRRWLGRVAQRFGRPDAERLVGRRGLLAVESVLRWLAIAAALLSCLVTGRTAVMDRYSACQYASIRAHGGQRWERLARVGYRLFPPPQVTFLLAVDPAEAYQRIERRGTDHETMGWLTAADRAYRTLPEFPSFVVVDAGRPPEEVSRQIRAHLAAWLPAQGVTSAGAAAPAGPSPAEPAPAAPPAQPAPPAPAGAPGAVALPVDDAGRGPGLLVAGQA; translated from the coding sequence CGGGCAAGACCACCCAGGCCCACCACCTCGCCGAGGCGCTGACCGCCGCCGGCCGCCCCGCGACCTACCACCGCAACGCCGGTGGCCGGCGCTGGCTCGGCCGCGTCGCCCAGCGGTTCGGCCGTCCCGACGCCGAGCGCCTGGTCGGCCGGCGCGGCCTGCTCGCCGTCGAGTCCGTGCTGCGCTGGCTGGCGATCGCGGCGGCGCTGCTGAGCTGCCTCGTCACCGGCCGCACTGCCGTCATGGACCGCTATTCCGCCTGCCAGTACGCCAGCATCCGGGCGCACGGCGGGCAGCGCTGGGAGCGGCTGGCCCGGGTCGGGTACCGCCTCTTCCCGCCGCCGCAGGTCACCTTCCTCCTCGCGGTCGACCCCGCCGAGGCGTACCAGCGCATCGAGCGGCGCGGCACCGACCACGAGACGATGGGTTGGCTGACCGCCGCCGACCGGGCGTACCGCACGCTGCCGGAGTTCCCCAGCTTCGTGGTGGTCGACGCCGGCCGGCCGCCCGAGGAGGTGTCCCGGCAGATCCGGGCCCACCTGGCCGCCTGGCTGCCGGCCCAGGGCGTCACGTCCGCCGGGGCCGCCGCCCCGGCCGGGCCGTCGCCGGCCGAGCCCGCCCCGGCCGCCCCGCCGGCCCAGCCCGCCCCGCCGGCCCCGGCCGGCGCGCCCGGTGCGGTGGCGCTCCCCGTCGACGATGCCGGCCGGGGGCCGGGGCTGCTCGTGGCGGGTCAGGCCTGA
- a CDS encoding MurR/RpiR family transcriptional regulator has product MAKSPKISASHEPGGLIVHISGLLPSLSPAEQRVARLVVADPADAARRTITDLATAAETSEATVIRFCRSVGMDGYPQLRIRLAAEAARRVEPPDARVVGGDIPPGADLAQIIATIAFNDARAVEETAEQLDPAVCEQVVEAIVGAGRIEVYGAGASGFVASDFQQKLHRIGRMAFYFPDVHTALTSAALLAKDDVAVGISHSGTTADVIEVLEQARARGASTVALTNFPRSPITDVADFVLTTAARETTYRSGAMASRLAQLTVVDCLFVGVAARNRARARRALEVTADAVRTRRVGPGRRRG; this is encoded by the coding sequence GTGGCGAAGAGTCCGAAGATTTCTGCGAGTCACGAGCCGGGTGGGTTGATCGTCCACATCAGCGGCCTGCTCCCCTCGCTGTCGCCCGCCGAGCAGCGGGTGGCCCGGCTGGTGGTCGCCGACCCGGCGGACGCCGCCCGGCGCACCATCACCGACCTCGCCACCGCCGCCGAGACGTCCGAGGCGACCGTCATCCGGTTCTGCCGCTCGGTCGGCATGGACGGCTACCCGCAGCTGCGCATCCGGCTCGCCGCCGAGGCCGCCCGCCGGGTCGAGCCACCCGACGCCCGGGTCGTCGGCGGCGACATCCCGCCCGGGGCGGACCTGGCCCAGATCATCGCCACCATCGCGTTCAACGACGCCCGCGCCGTGGAGGAGACGGCCGAGCAGCTCGACCCCGCCGTCTGCGAGCAGGTCGTCGAGGCGATCGTCGGCGCGGGCCGGATCGAGGTCTACGGCGCGGGGGCCAGCGGCTTCGTCGCCTCGGACTTCCAGCAGAAGCTGCACCGCATCGGCCGCATGGCGTTCTACTTCCCCGACGTGCACACCGCCCTCACCTCGGCCGCGCTGCTCGCCAAGGACGACGTGGCCGTGGGCATCTCGCACAGCGGCACCACGGCCGACGTGATCGAGGTGCTGGAGCAGGCCCGCGCCCGGGGGGCCAGCACGGTGGCGCTGACCAACTTCCCCCGCTCGCCGATCACCGACGTCGCCGACTTCGTGCTCACCACGGCGGCCCGCGAGACGACGTACCGTTCGGGCGCGATGGCCAGCCGGCTGGCCCAGCTCACCGTGGTCGACTGCCTCTTCGTCGGGGTGGCCGCCCGCAACCGCGCGCGGGCCCGCCGGGCGCTGGAGGTCACCGCCGACGCGGTGCGGACCCGGCGGGTCGGCCCCGGCCGGAGGCGGGGATGA
- the murQ gene encoding N-acetylmuramic acid 6-phosphate etherase yields MTAGRVEPGEVAAVPARPVVRVGAPTERRNPRSVDLDLMSTRDVLTVINEADRRVPAAVAAVLDEIAATVDLAVAALRGGHRVHYFGAGTSGRLGVLDAAELAPTFNSPRHWFCAHLAGGPEAMWRAVEDAEDDHRGGAAEAADCVGEGDLVVGLAASGRTPYVLGALAASRAQGASTVLLCANPEAEAAGSVDVFIGVDTGPEVVTGSTRMKAGTAQKLVLNTFSTAVMVRLGRVYSNLMIDMVATNAKLRGRMISILVDATGCAEEVCRRALHEADGDLKTALVSLVSGAEVPAARAALARAAHQVRGALDLLAS; encoded by the coding sequence ATGACGGCCGGGCGCGTCGAGCCCGGGGAGGTCGCGGCGGTCCCCGCTCGCCCGGTGGTCCGGGTGGGCGCGCCCACCGAGCGGCGCAACCCGCGCAGCGTCGACCTCGACCTGATGTCCACCCGGGACGTGCTCACCGTGATCAACGAGGCGGACCGGCGGGTGCCGGCCGCCGTCGCGGCGGTCCTCGACGAGATCGCCGCCACCGTCGACCTCGCGGTCGCCGCGCTGCGCGGCGGGCACCGGGTGCACTACTTCGGCGCCGGGACCTCCGGCCGCCTCGGGGTGCTGGACGCCGCCGAGCTGGCCCCCACCTTCAACTCGCCCCGGCACTGGTTCTGCGCCCACCTCGCCGGCGGCCCGGAGGCGATGTGGCGGGCCGTCGAGGACGCCGAGGACGACCACCGGGGCGGGGCCGCCGAGGCGGCCGACTGCGTCGGCGAGGGCGACCTGGTGGTCGGGCTGGCCGCCAGCGGGCGCACCCCGTACGTGCTCGGTGCGCTCGCCGCCTCCCGGGCCCAGGGGGCCTCGACGGTGCTGCTCTGCGCCAATCCGGAGGCCGAGGCCGCCGGGTCGGTCGACGTCTTCATCGGGGTCGACACCGGCCCCGAGGTGGTGACCGGCTCGACCCGGATGAAGGCGGGCACCGCGCAGAAGCTGGTGCTCAACACGTTCTCCACGGCCGTCATGGTGCGGCTGGGCCGGGTCTACTCGAACCTCATGATCGACATGGTGGCCACCAACGCCAAGCTGCGTGGCCGGATGATCTCGATCCTGGTGGACGCCACGGGCTGCGCCGAGGAGGTCTGCCGGCGGGCCCTGCACGAGGCCGACGGCGACCTCAAGACCGCTCTGGTGTCGCTCGTCTCCGGCGCCGAGGTCCCCGCCGCCCGGGCCGCCCTGGCCCGCGCGGCCCACCAGGTCAGGGGCGCGCTCGACCTGCTCGCCTCCTGA
- a CDS encoding sigma-70 family RNA polymerase sigma factor produces MARNRATGASEGTVGNVDKNIGMRTDEVAEERDLVGVYLHEISRTPLLDAATEVDLSKSIEAGLYAEHLLETDRVPAGVARDDLARVVAEGERAKDLFIRANLRLVVSIARRYVRSGMPMLDLIQEGNTGLVRAVEKFDYERGFKFSTYATWWIRQAISRAIAQQERTVRLPVHLVEDVNRMRNVARQLTRELGSDPEPEQIAAALGVTVERVNELVRWSQDTVSLDTPVGDDGDTNLGDLVADSDAPSPEDIVLTGLERQRIEGLLNHLDDRSAGIMRARYGLEDGREHSLTEVASRFSLSRERIRQLEIQALGRLRELARAEGLQAA; encoded by the coding sequence ATGGCAAGGAACCGGGCAACCGGCGCGAGCGAGGGGACCGTGGGCAACGTGGACAAGAACATCGGCATGCGAACCGACGAGGTGGCCGAGGAGCGCGACCTCGTCGGAGTCTACCTTCACGAGATCTCCCGGACGCCACTGCTGGACGCCGCCACCGAGGTCGACCTCTCCAAGTCGATCGAGGCCGGGCTGTACGCCGAGCACCTGCTCGAGACGGACCGCGTTCCCGCCGGTGTCGCCCGGGACGACCTGGCGCGGGTGGTCGCCGAGGGGGAGCGGGCGAAGGACCTCTTCATCCGCGCCAACCTGCGGCTGGTCGTCTCCATCGCCCGGCGCTACGTGCGCTCGGGCATGCCCATGCTCGACCTGATCCAGGAGGGCAACACCGGCCTGGTCCGGGCGGTCGAGAAGTTCGACTACGAGCGCGGCTTCAAGTTCTCCACCTACGCGACCTGGTGGATCCGCCAGGCGATCAGCCGGGCGATCGCCCAGCAGGAGCGCACCGTGCGGCTGCCGGTGCACCTGGTGGAGGACGTCAACCGGATGCGCAACGTCGCCCGGCAGCTCACCCGCGAGCTGGGCAGCGACCCGGAGCCCGAGCAGATCGCGGCGGCCCTCGGCGTCACCGTCGAGCGGGTCAACGAGCTGGTGCGCTGGTCGCAGGACACCGTGTCGCTCGACACGCCGGTCGGCGACGACGGCGACACCAACCTCGGCGACCTGGTCGCCGACAGCGACGCCCCGTCGCCGGAGGACATCGTCCTCACCGGCCTGGAGCGGCAGCGCATCGAGGGCCTGCTCAACCACCTCGACGACCGGTCGGCCGGCATCATGCGGGCCCGCTACGGCCTGGAGGACGGGCGGGAGCACTCGCTGACCGAGGTCGCCTCGCGGTTCTCGCTGTCGCGGGAGCGGATCCGGCAGCTGGAGATCCAGGCGCTGGGCCGGCTGCGCGAGCTGGCCCGGGCCGAGGGGCTACAGGCCGCCTGA
- a CDS encoding C40 family peptidase encodes MSSLRNSLRALVTAGLVAALIAPAAVARAEPTPAELTRRIEKSSTELERVVESYNKLAEDIKANKATAAKLAARIGPLEEQTAQSRADVGTIAVTAYKSGRLDAANALLSPGGPSTLLDRLDTLDQLSRQRQQRIAGYTENQRQLLDQKGRLDATLAKQAAQAKQLTASRKRIEKDLAELYEMRRQAYGRATEPTPPKARSGGKSGSGEKAPAVSGRAGAAVRYAYGALGKPYVWAADGPNGYDCSGLTSAAWRAAGKSLPHNTRMQWGVVSHISRSELRPGDLVFYNSLGHVAIYVGDGQVIHAPTFGRNVEKRALALMPPYGYGRVR; translated from the coding sequence TTGTCGTCCCTCAGAAATTCGCTGCGCGCACTGGTGACGGCCGGCCTCGTGGCCGCGCTGATCGCCCCGGCGGCGGTGGCTCGGGCCGAGCCGACCCCCGCCGAGCTGACGCGGCGGATCGAGAAGTCCTCGACCGAGCTGGAACGGGTCGTCGAGTCCTACAACAAGCTCGCCGAGGACATCAAGGCGAACAAGGCCACCGCGGCGAAGCTCGCGGCCCGGATCGGGCCGCTGGAGGAGCAGACCGCGCAGAGCCGGGCGGACGTCGGCACGATCGCCGTCACCGCGTACAAGTCGGGCCGGCTGGACGCCGCCAACGCGCTGCTGAGCCCCGGCGGGCCGAGCACCCTGCTGGACCGGCTCGACACGCTCGACCAGCTCAGCCGGCAGCGCCAGCAGCGGATCGCCGGCTACACCGAGAACCAGCGCCAGCTGCTCGACCAGAAGGGGCGGCTGGACGCGACGCTGGCGAAGCAGGCCGCGCAGGCGAAGCAGCTCACCGCCAGCCGCAAGCGGATCGAGAAGGACCTCGCCGAGCTGTACGAGATGCGCCGGCAGGCGTACGGGCGGGCCACCGAGCCCACCCCGCCGAAGGCGCGCTCGGGCGGGAAGTCCGGCTCCGGCGAGAAGGCCCCGGCCGTCTCGGGCCGGGCCGGCGCGGCCGTGCGGTACGCGTACGGCGCGCTCGGCAAGCCCTACGTCTGGGCCGCCGACGGCCCGAACGGGTACGACTGCTCGGGCCTCACCTCCGCCGCCTGGCGGGCGGCCGGCAAGTCCCTGCCGCACAACACGCGGATGCAGTGGGGCGTGGTCAGCCACATCAGCCGCAGCGAGCTGCGCCCGGGCGACCTCGTCTTCTACAACAGCCTCGGCCACGTGGCCATCTACGTCGGCGACGGCCAGGTGATCCACGCGCCGACCTTCGGCCGGAACGTGGAGAAGCGGGCCCTGGCCCTGATGCCGCCCTACGGGTACGGCCGGGTCCGCTGA
- a CDS encoding DUF3817 domain-containing protein yields MGGALTRYRVIAWIVGVALVVLVLIGMPLKYGFDEPAVVAVVGTAHGWLYMLYLGATFDLSRRADWPLKRMLLVMLAGTVPFVSFYAERRVSGWLAPQPAPTAEPVAG; encoded by the coding sequence GTGGGCGGAGCCCTTACCCGGTACCGCGTGATCGCCTGGATCGTGGGCGTGGCGCTGGTCGTGCTGGTCCTGATCGGCATGCCCCTGAAGTACGGGTTCGACGAGCCGGCCGTGGTGGCGGTCGTCGGCACCGCGCACGGCTGGCTCTACATGCTCTACCTGGGCGCGACGTTCGACCTGTCCCGCCGGGCGGACTGGCCGTTGAAGCGGATGCTGCTGGTGATGCTCGCCGGCACCGTCCCGTTCGTGTCGTTCTACGCCGAGCGCCGGGTCAGCGGCTGGCTCGCCCCGCAGCCCGCCCCGACGGCGGAGCCGGTGGCGGGCTGA
- a CDS encoding DUF6158 family protein — protein MTESAWRTTTGPAEASPEQRMPEWDGDHLRDPATDEEPGIDPAELADDDLIREMHSLHRTRLDTLRHASDSALANHLRRTAELETEYLARHPGREIDPARLRDE, from the coding sequence ATGACCGAATCAGCCTGGCGGACGACCACCGGCCCGGCCGAGGCCAGCCCGGAGCAGCGGATGCCCGAGTGGGACGGTGACCACCTGCGCGACCCGGCCACCGACGAGGAGCCCGGCATCGACCCGGCCGAGCTCGCCGACGACGACCTGATCCGCGAGATGCACAGCCTGCACCGCACCCGCCTCGACACCCTGCGGCACGCGTCGGACTCGGCGCTCGCCAACCACCTGCGCCGCACGGCGGAGCTGGAGACGGAGTACCTGGCCCGGCACCCGGGGCGGGAGATCGACCCGGCCCGGCTGCGGGACGAGTGA
- a CDS encoding DUF1360 domain-containing protein, with product MSESSLRQKAARLRQAYAPHEHRPLGGYLAAMGTYAGVTAMIAGLVRATGRPVPERPATADVVLLAVATHKLSRLLSKDAVTSPLRAPFTRYDHPIGSGEVMEQVRDSGSPTRHAIGELLSCPFCLAVWVATGLTGGLVLAPRLTRLVATALTAVAASDFLQMGYAVAQQAAEGGHHRD from the coding sequence TTGAGCGAGAGCAGCCTGAGGCAGAAGGCGGCGCGACTGCGCCAGGCGTACGCGCCGCACGAGCACCGTCCGCTGGGCGGCTACCTCGCGGCGATGGGCACGTACGCGGGGGTGACCGCCATGATCGCGGGCCTGGTCCGGGCGACCGGCCGCCCCGTGCCCGAGCGGCCCGCCACCGCCGACGTGGTGCTGCTCGCCGTCGCCACCCACAAGCTCAGCCGGCTGCTGTCCAAGGACGCCGTGACCAGCCCGCTGCGCGCCCCGTTCACCCGCTACGACCACCCGATCGGCAGCGGCGAGGTGATGGAGCAGGTCCGCGACTCGGGCAGCCCGACCCGGCACGCCATCGGCGAGCTGCTGAGCTGCCCGTTCTGCCTGGCCGTCTGGGTGGCCACCGGGCTCACCGGCGGGCTCGTCCTGGCCCCCCGGCTGACCCGGCTGGTGGCCACCGCCCTGACCGCCGTCGCGGCCTCCGACTTCCTCCAGATGGGCTACGCCGTGGCCCAGCAGGCCGCCGAGGGCGGCCACCACAGGGACTGA